One stretch of Pradoshia sp. D12 DNA includes these proteins:
- the bcd gene encoding branched-chain amino acid dehydrogenase — translation MEIFKYMEQYDYEQLLFVQDKQSGLKAIIAIHDTTLGPALGGTRMWTYDTEDAAIEDALRLAKGMTYKNAAAGLNLGGGKTVIIGDPRKDKNEEMFRAFGRYIQGLNGRYITAEDVGTTVADMDIIHEETDYVTGISPAFGSSGNPSPVTAYGVYRGMKAAAKEAFGTDSLEGKVIAIQGVGNVAYNLCKHLHEEGAQLIVTDINKESVNRAVEDFGAKAVDPEDIYSVDCDIYAPCALGATINDETITRIKARVIAGAANNQLKETRHGDAIHEMGIVYAPDYVINAGGVINVADELYGYNKDRALKKVEGIYSNIERVIEIAKRDGIPTYVAADRMAEERIEKLKQSRSQFLLNGRHILNRRR, via the coding sequence ATGGAAATTTTTAAATATATGGAGCAATATGATTATGAACAATTGCTGTTTGTACAGGATAAACAATCTGGTTTAAAAGCTATTATTGCCATACATGATACAACCCTCGGACCTGCGCTTGGCGGCACAAGAATGTGGACATATGATACAGAGGATGCTGCAATAGAGGACGCTCTTCGATTAGCGAAGGGAATGACGTATAAAAATGCAGCTGCCGGCCTGAATCTCGGCGGAGGTAAAACCGTTATTATCGGTGATCCGCGTAAAGATAAAAATGAAGAAATGTTCCGTGCCTTTGGTCGTTATATTCAAGGGTTGAATGGAAGATATATTACGGCTGAGGATGTAGGAACAACAGTGGCTGATATGGATATTATCCATGAGGAAACGGACTATGTAACGGGTATTTCACCTGCTTTTGGTTCATCAGGAAATCCATCCCCTGTCACTGCTTATGGCGTGTACAGAGGAATGAAAGCAGCAGCAAAAGAAGCATTTGGCACAGATTCGCTGGAAGGAAAAGTAATCGCTATCCAGGGAGTAGGAAACGTAGCCTATAATCTTTGTAAGCATCTACATGAAGAGGGTGCACAATTAATAGTTACAGATATTAATAAAGAATCAGTGAATCGTGCTGTGGAGGATTTTGGAGCAAAAGCAGTGGATCCTGAAGATATATATAGTGTCGATTGTGATATCTATGCACCTTGTGCGCTTGGTGCAACTATAAATGATGAAACTATTACGCGAATCAAAGCAAGAGTAATTGCGGGTGCAGCTAATAATCAATTAAAGGAAACTCGTCATGGAGATGCCATTCATGAAATGGGTATCGTTTACGCACCTGATTATGTAATTAATGCCGGTGGGGTAATTAATGTCGCGGATGAATTATATGGCTATAACAAGGATCGGGCGTTGAAAAAAGTAGAGGGTATATATAGCAATATTGAAAGAGTCATAGAGATTGCTAAAAGAGACGGAATTCCGACCTATGTTGCAGCGGACCGAATGGCTGAGGAGAGAATTGAAAAATTAAAACAATCCAGAAGCCAGTTTTTATTAAACGGCCGCCATATACTAAATCGTCGCCGTTAG
- a CDS encoding methylmalonyl-CoA mutase family protein yields the protein MKIKDAKNDRFQQTTVEEWEKAVLKSLKGKELDTLHTQTFEKIILKPLYNLDSEKDEVPVPGKPPYTRGIYENGYQHHPLKICQVATGSNIKGTILEALENGQNTISFDVNKMGSEELIKLLNDLPIEDYPLFLQAGSGNRQEIIMEKLAEVNGLSDQQGAVVRDLITEWAERGSIPTKENNALSDWFHYIKNWNLSSPTIKTILVNSRPYHEAGADAVKEIAYSLSLGAHYVFEGMQAGLSAQETAEKIIFSFSIDSSFFMQIAKLRAARKLWFAVGKSYGQENIFKMDIHAQTSLRNKTGFDHYVNLLRSTNEALAAVIGNCQYLTVIPFDQLQREKSSLGKRLARNIPHILREESMLMKTADPGGGSYYLEALTDELCQQAWDQFIKLEKKGGILSELKKGQIQGELTELAKNRLSAVAIRKEKMVGTNVYANPKEERPDLAQNLIETQSIQKSEKEIFPLKPIRLASEFEAIRSMNLTWGNEMEQRQRIIVIGLGSVSQSKPYIDLSKEVLAAGGLSYTERTGIVNQEMLEEIIRGCQGSYFLICGDENHLNTPLSNLKVDSNMHIYAVGNFDLAIKEFNWKKIDRHTNMIDLLTILSSRQGVKA from the coding sequence ATGAAGATAAAGGATGCGAAGAATGATAGGTTTCAACAGACAACAGTGGAGGAGTGGGAAAAAGCAGTTCTAAAATCTTTAAAGGGAAAAGAACTGGACACATTACACACTCAAACGTTTGAAAAAATCATTTTGAAACCGCTTTACAATTTGGATTCAGAAAAAGATGAAGTACCCGTACCCGGTAAACCTCCTTATACAAGAGGAATCTATGAAAATGGCTATCAGCATCACCCGCTAAAAATTTGCCAAGTGGCAACAGGAAGCAATATTAAGGGAACTATACTCGAGGCATTGGAGAATGGGCAAAATACGATTTCCTTTGATGTAAACAAAATGGGCAGTGAAGAACTTATCAAACTATTGAATGATTTGCCGATTGAGGACTATCCTTTATTTCTACAGGCTGGTTCTGGTAACCGGCAGGAAATCATTATGGAAAAGTTAGCTGAGGTTAACGGGCTATCTGATCAACAAGGAGCAGTGGTACGAGATTTAATTACTGAATGGGCTGAAAGAGGGTCTATACCTACTAAAGAAAACAATGCCTTATCTGATTGGTTTCACTATATAAAGAACTGGAATCTATCTTCCCCAACAATAAAAACAATTCTGGTCAATAGTAGGCCTTATCATGAAGCAGGTGCAGATGCCGTCAAAGAGATTGCGTATTCATTATCACTTGGTGCACATTATGTATTTGAAGGCATGCAGGCAGGGTTATCAGCACAAGAAACGGCAGAAAAAATAATTTTTTCATTCTCGATTGATTCCTCCTTTTTCATGCAAATTGCCAAACTTCGAGCTGCGCGAAAGCTTTGGTTTGCGGTTGGTAAATCATATGGTCAGGAAAACATCTTTAAAATGGACATCCATGCACAGACCTCATTAAGAAATAAAACGGGGTTTGATCATTATGTAAATCTCCTCCGTTCAACAAATGAAGCATTGGCAGCAGTAATTGGGAACTGTCAGTATCTCACGGTCATCCCATTCGATCAATTGCAAAGAGAAAAGAGTTCTCTTGGAAAACGCCTGGCAAGAAACATTCCACATATTCTTAGGGAAGAGAGCATGTTAATGAAAACAGCTGATCCAGGCGGGGGTTCTTACTATTTGGAGGCTTTAACAGATGAACTGTGTCAACAGGCATGGGATCAGTTTATTAAACTGGAGAAAAAAGGCGGTATTCTTTCAGAGTTAAAGAAGGGGCAAATACAAGGAGAGTTAACGGAGCTAGCTAAAAACAGATTATCAGCGGTAGCTATTAGGAAGGAAAAGATGGTGGGTACAAATGTGTATGCAAATCCAAAGGAAGAACGACCGGATCTGGCACAGAATTTAATAGAAACGCAAAGCATTCAAAAGAGTGAAAAAGAAATATTCCCGCTTAAACCAATCCGTTTAGCATCAGAATTTGAAGCTATTAGATCGATGAATTTGACCTGGGGCAATGAGATGGAGCAACGGCAAAGAATCATAGTGATTGGACTGGGCAGCGTCTCTCAATCTAAGCCATATATTGATCTTTCAAAAGAAGTATTGGCGGCAGGGGGTCTGAGTTATACAGAGCGAACCGGAATAGTAAATCAAGAAATGCTGGAAGAGATAATAAGAGGTTGCCAGGGAAGCTATTTCCTGATATGCGGTGATGAGAATCACCTGAATACGCCATTATCCAATTTAAAAGTAGACAGCAATATGCATATTTATGCAGTGGGGAATTTTGATTTGGCTATCAAGGAATTTAATTGGAAGAAAATTGACCGACATACAAATATGATTGACCTATTAACCATATTGTCATCAAGGCAGGGGGTAAAGGCATGA
- a CDS encoding helix-turn-helix transcriptional regulator → MGGEGYLLSNRIRILRAERKMTQQDLAKSAGVSRQTIISIEKGNYTPSLVLAFDIAEAFNVGINEVFQYRKKGEGL, encoded by the coding sequence GTGGGAGGAGAGGGATATTTATTATCAAATAGAATTCGTATTCTAAGAGCCGAACGAAAAATGACTCAACAGGATTTAGCTAAAAGCGCAGGGGTTAGCAGACAGACAATTATTTCGATAGAAAAAGGTAACTATACCCCGTCATTAGTGCTAGCCTTTGATATTGCAGAAGCTTTTAATGTTGGGATTAATGAAGTATTCCAGTATAGAAAAAAAGGGGAGGGGTTATAA
- a CDS encoding dihydrolipoamide acetyltransferase family protein: MPIEQMKMPQLGESVTEGTISSWLVKPGDRVNKYDPIAEVMTDKVNAEVPSSFTGVIKDLIAAEGETLPVGEVMCSIQLAGEPDSSEEAPKEEKNHSEEKSESLIQTDQSNKARYSPAVLKLSQEHGINLENVAGSGAGGRITRKDILKAVESGTAAKAQVNIENAEPKADTQMYEPNLGVKQKSSGSDMKIESGDREIPVTGIRKAIAQNMVRSKHEIPHAWTMVEADVTNLVQYRDSLKKEFRQKEGYNLTYFAFFVKAVAQALKEFPEMNSMWAGDKIVRKKDINISIAVSTDEALYVPVIKFADEKTIKGIAREINELAEKVRSGKLKSEDMQGGTFTVNNTGSFGSIQSMGIINHPQAAILQVESIVKKPVVMHGNMIAIRDRVNLCLSLDHRILDGLVCGRFLARVKDILEHITSENTPLY; this comes from the coding sequence ATGCCAATAGAACAGATGAAAATGCCGCAGCTTGGGGAGAGTGTAACAGAAGGGACGATCTCGAGCTGGCTTGTAAAGCCCGGTGACCGAGTGAATAAATATGACCCGATAGCTGAAGTAATGACGGATAAAGTGAATGCCGAAGTTCCATCTTCCTTTACTGGAGTAATTAAAGATTTGATTGCAGCAGAGGGAGAGACACTTCCTGTCGGGGAAGTCATGTGCAGTATCCAACTAGCAGGAGAGCCTGATAGTTCTGAAGAGGCACCAAAGGAAGAAAAGAATCATTCTGAGGAAAAAAGTGAATCGCTAATTCAGACCGACCAATCTAATAAGGCACGTTATTCTCCGGCCGTATTAAAATTATCCCAGGAACATGGGATTAACCTCGAAAACGTGGCTGGAAGCGGAGCCGGCGGTCGAATTACTCGTAAAGACATTTTGAAAGCTGTGGAGAGCGGCACTGCTGCTAAGGCCCAAGTTAACATTGAAAATGCTGAACCGAAAGCGGATACTCAGATGTATGAGCCTAATTTGGGTGTAAAGCAAAAATCATCAGGCAGTGATATGAAGATAGAAAGTGGAGATCGAGAAATACCTGTAACTGGTATAAGGAAAGCTATTGCACAAAATATGGTGCGTTCTAAACATGAGATTCCGCATGCATGGACAATGGTGGAAGCGGATGTAACCAATCTCGTTCAATACCGTGATTCACTTAAGAAGGAATTTAGGCAAAAGGAAGGCTATAATCTAACTTATTTTGCCTTTTTTGTTAAAGCGGTTGCTCAAGCATTAAAAGAGTTTCCAGAAATGAATTCAATGTGGGCTGGAGATAAAATTGTCAGGAAAAAAGATATTAACATCTCGATTGCTGTGTCGACGGATGAAGCGTTGTATGTTCCGGTTATTAAATTTGCAGATGAAAAAACAATTAAAGGGATTGCACGTGAAATTAATGAATTGGCTGAAAAGGTCCGTTCCGGTAAATTAAAGTCCGAGGATATGCAGGGCGGTACCTTTACGGTAAATAATACTGGTTCATTTGGATCCATCCAATCGATGGGAATTATAAACCATCCACAGGCAGCTATCTTGCAAGTGGAGTCAATTGTCAAGAAACCAGTTGTCATGCACGGCAATATGATTGCTATCCGGGATCGGGTCAATTTATGTCTATCACTAGATCACCGTATTCTTGATGGATTGGTATGCGGAAGGTTTTTGGCTCGAGTGAAAGATATCCTGGAACATATCACAAGCGAAAATACACCGCTATATTAA
- a CDS encoding sigma-54 interaction domain-containing protein, with protein MQTVLIIGAGTGGLSILKILLEAKDYQVIGVVDRHSSAVGLQLAEQNHIKTGSDWVDFITDGSDIIFEVTGDEQVYQDIARHKSNHTLLVHGQIAFLLANLIQEKESLIRKSKEEAYLHELVLNATDNGMVLINTEEKIIFFNQAAATITGVPRKQAIGQHIHRVIPASRLPEILKTRKTESNQRAHLDKNLDVVTTRMPIKNEEGGLLGALAVFKGITEFTSLAEEITNLKHIQNMLEAIIHSSEDAITVVDEDGNGILINPAYTRITGLTEEDVLGKPATADITEGKSMHMQVLKTKKPVRGVRMKVGASNRDVVVNVAPIMVNGYLKGSVGVIHDLSEIQSLTQELKRARQIIRNLEAKYTFDDIIGQSKEMKLALEQARLCARTPVTVLLRGESGTGKELFAHAIHNASDRKYNKFIRVNCAAISESLLESELFGYEDGAFSGAKRGGKRGLFEEANNGSIFLDEIGELSQNMQAKLLRVLQENEIVRVGGTKPISIDVRVITATNVNLEKAIAKGNFREDLYYRINRMPIYIEPLRERKEDIPPLCVHLIKKLNLEYGRSIEDISGEALIMLQEYDWTGNVREIENILGRAIIFMDQHEKIIQKRHLPEKLLKAAEGSPNHTIEKRSTINDKQSLADQLDEVEKSIIMRSLEKHNGNKTAASRDLGLSIRNFYYKLQKFSLE; from the coding sequence TTGCAAACAGTTTTGATTATTGGGGCGGGCACTGGAGGGCTATCCATTTTAAAAATCTTACTTGAGGCAAAGGATTATCAGGTTATAGGAGTGGTGGATCGTCATTCGAGTGCAGTGGGACTTCAATTAGCTGAACAAAATCATATAAAAACAGGTAGTGATTGGGTAGATTTTATCACTGATGGCTCGGATATCATTTTTGAAGTGACAGGGGATGAGCAAGTTTACCAGGATATAGCCCGCCATAAAAGTAATCACACTCTTTTAGTTCACGGGCAGATTGCCTTTCTGTTAGCCAATCTGATTCAAGAGAAAGAAAGTTTAATCAGGAAGTCGAAAGAAGAGGCTTATTTACATGAATTAGTTTTGAATGCGACCGATAACGGGATGGTACTTATAAATACAGAAGAGAAAATAATCTTTTTTAATCAGGCTGCAGCAACGATTACGGGTGTCCCCAGAAAACAAGCAATCGGTCAGCACATACATAGAGTTATTCCTGCGTCCCGTCTTCCTGAAATCCTCAAAACAAGAAAAACGGAGAGCAATCAACGGGCTCATTTGGATAAAAATTTAGATGTGGTAACAACCAGAATGCCTATCAAGAATGAAGAAGGCGGTTTACTGGGAGCTTTGGCCGTTTTCAAAGGAATCACGGAATTTACAAGCTTAGCAGAGGAAATTACAAATTTAAAGCATATTCAAAACATGCTCGAAGCTATTATTCATTCGAGTGAAGATGCCATAACTGTAGTGGATGAGGATGGGAATGGAATCTTAATTAATCCTGCGTATACCAGAATTACCGGGTTGACCGAAGAGGATGTCCTGGGCAAACCTGCTACGGCAGATATTACAGAAGGTAAAAGTATGCATATGCAGGTTTTGAAAACAAAAAAACCTGTCCGAGGCGTACGAATGAAGGTGGGGGCATCGAACCGGGATGTGGTGGTTAATGTAGCACCGATTATGGTGAATGGTTATTTGAAGGGAAGCGTTGGCGTCATTCATGACCTTTCTGAAATACAAAGCCTGACACAGGAATTGAAAAGGGCGAGACAAATCATTCGTAATCTAGAAGCTAAATATACATTTGACGATATTATTGGCCAATCTAAAGAGATGAAATTGGCATTGGAGCAGGCCCGTTTATGCGCCCGTACGCCAGTTACCGTATTATTGAGGGGTGAATCGGGTACAGGCAAGGAACTATTCGCCCATGCAATCCATAATGCCAGTGATCGAAAATATAATAAATTCATCCGCGTGAATTGCGCAGCGATATCGGAGTCGCTTTTAGAGAGTGAGTTATTTGGCTACGAAGATGGAGCTTTTTCAGGTGCAAAGCGTGGCGGTAAACGAGGACTGTTTGAAGAAGCCAATAATGGCAGCATATTTCTTGATGAAATTGGTGAGCTTTCTCAAAATATGCAGGCGAAGCTTCTTCGCGTTTTGCAGGAGAATGAAATAGTTCGTGTAGGAGGAACCAAGCCTATTTCCATTGATGTGCGTGTGATAACAGCGACCAATGTCAATCTTGAGAAAGCGATTGCAAAAGGAAACTTCAGAGAAGATTTATATTACCGAATTAACAGAATGCCTATATATATTGAGCCTTTAAGGGAACGTAAGGAAGATATTCCCCCATTATGCGTCCACTTAATCAAAAAGTTGAATTTGGAGTATGGCCGAAGTATTGAGGATATAAGCGGTGAGGCACTCATCATGCTTCAGGAATATGATTGGACTGGAAATGTAAGGGAAATAGAGAATATATTAGGGAGAGCCATAATTTTTATGGATCAGCATGAAAAAATTATACAAAAGAGGCATTTACCTGAAAAATTATTGAAGGCTGCAGAAGGTTCTCCTAACCATACAATCGAAAAAAGATCAACAATAAATGATAAACAAAGTTTAGCGGATCAATTGGATGAAGTGGAGAAAAGCATTATTATGCGTTCTTTAGAAAAGCATAATGGGAATAAAACTGCTGCCAGCCGTGATCTAGGTTTGTCTATTCGTAATTTTTATTATAAATTGCAAAAGTTTAGTCTTGAATAA
- a CDS encoding thiamine pyrophosphate-dependent dehydrogenase E1 component subunit alpha: MTKNRHEVLGLTDEMVLEMYETMLMARRIDERMWLLNRSGKIPFVISCQGQEAAQVGAAFALDREKDYVLPYYRDMGVVLTFGMTPTELMLSGFAKQEDPNSGGRQMPGHFGQKKNRIVTGSSPVTTQVPHAVGIALAGKMEKKDLVTFVTFGEGSSNQGDFHEGANFAGVHKLPVIFMVENNKYAISVPIEKQLACEKVSDRAIGYGMPGVTVDGNDPLEVYKAVKEAADRARRGEGPSLVETVSYRLTPHSSDDDDRSYRARDEVEKAKTEDPILTFGAYLKEIDLLDEEKETEINKRVMKIVNEATDYAENAPYAKAEDALKFVYAETEGE; encoded by the coding sequence ATGACAAAAAACAGGCATGAAGTCCTGGGATTAACGGACGAAATGGTATTGGAAATGTATGAAACAATGCTGATGGCAAGGCGTATAGATGAAAGAATGTGGCTGTTAAATCGCTCTGGGAAAATTCCGTTTGTGATTTCCTGTCAGGGTCAGGAGGCAGCTCAGGTTGGAGCAGCTTTTGCCCTTGATAGGGAAAAGGATTATGTACTGCCTTACTATCGCGATATGGGGGTAGTTCTAACATTTGGTATGACACCAACTGAGTTGATGCTCTCAGGATTTGCCAAGCAGGAAGATCCAAACTCCGGCGGCAGGCAGATGCCAGGTCATTTTGGTCAGAAGAAAAATCGAATTGTAACAGGATCATCGCCGGTTACCACTCAAGTTCCCCATGCAGTCGGAATCGCATTGGCTGGAAAAATGGAAAAGAAAGATTTGGTTACATTTGTAACTTTTGGTGAAGGTTCATCAAATCAGGGAGATTTTCATGAAGGTGCCAATTTTGCTGGTGTACATAAACTCCCTGTTATTTTTATGGTTGAAAATAATAAATATGCGATTTCGGTACCAATTGAAAAACAATTAGCCTGTGAAAAAGTGTCAGACCGAGCTATTGGATATGGGATGCCTGGTGTCACAGTAGATGGCAATGATCCGCTCGAAGTGTATAAAGCTGTTAAAGAGGCTGCTGACCGTGCTCGACGCGGGGAAGGCCCTTCTTTGGTTGAAACTGTATCCTACCGGCTTACTCCGCACTCAAGTGATGATGATGATCGAAGCTACCGTGCTCGAGATGAAGTGGAAAAGGCAAAAACGGAGGATCCGATTCTCACATTTGGGGCGTATTTAAAGGAAATTGACCTTCTGGATGAAGAGAAAGAAACAGAAATCAATAAAAGGGTCATGAAAATCGTAAATGAAGCAACAGATTACGCTGAAAATGCTCCGTATGCAAAAGCAGAAGATGCTTTGAAGTTTGTATATGCTGAGACGGAAGGAGAGTAA
- the lpdA gene encoding dihydrolipoyl dehydrogenase, with protein sequence MATDYDLVILGGGTGGYVAAIRGSQLGLRTAIVEKGKLGGTCLHAGCIPSKALLRSAEVYQTIKHAEEFGVEVSEPRLNFLKAQERKERIVEQLHKGVQHLIKQGKIDLYEGYGRILGPSIFSPMPGTISVEMNNGMENEMLIPKNVIIATGSRPKSLPGLKIDGEFVMTSDEALQLSELPSSLLVIGGGVIGVEWASMMADFGVEVTILEYADRLIPTEDRDISKEMQRILKKKGIRIVTRAKVMPETLQTGQGVSISAELNGEKKEYKAEKILVSVGRQANVEGIGLQNTDIQIDNGVIAVNEFYQTKESHIYAIGDVIGGMQLAHVASHEGITAVEHIANQSPHPIQYDFISRCIYSSPEAASVGITEDEAIQRGHKVKVGKFPFKAIGKALVFGESDGFVKMISDEETDDLLGVHMIGPHVTDMISEAGLALVLNASAWEVAHTIHPHPSLSEVIGEAALAVDGKAIHS encoded by the coding sequence ATGGCAACTGATTATGATTTGGTCATTTTGGGCGGTGGCACAGGCGGCTATGTAGCAGCCATAAGAGGCTCCCAGTTAGGTTTGAGAACAGCTATTGTTGAAAAGGGCAAGCTAGGCGGAACCTGTCTCCATGCTGGATGCATACCGTCAAAAGCACTTTTACGCAGTGCTGAGGTCTACCAAACTATCAAACATGCAGAAGAGTTTGGTGTGGAAGTATCCGAACCTCGTCTAAATTTTCTAAAGGCACAGGAAAGAAAAGAAAGAATCGTTGAACAGCTCCATAAAGGTGTGCAACATCTAATCAAACAAGGAAAAATCGATTTATATGAAGGGTATGGACGCATTCTTGGACCATCCATATTTTCGCCAATGCCAGGGACCATTTCAGTTGAGATGAATAATGGAATGGAAAATGAAATGTTAATTCCGAAAAATGTCATTATTGCAACAGGTTCAAGACCAAAATCCTTGCCGGGTTTAAAAATTGACGGTGAATTCGTAATGACATCAGATGAAGCTTTACAGCTATCCGAATTACCATCTTCTTTGCTTGTTATCGGAGGAGGAGTTATTGGAGTAGAATGGGCATCCATGATGGCTGATTTTGGAGTAGAGGTAACTATACTGGAATACGCAGATCGTCTTATACCAACAGAAGACCGAGATATTTCGAAAGAGATGCAAAGGATCTTAAAGAAAAAAGGTATTAGGATCGTTACTAGAGCAAAAGTAATGCCAGAAACGCTGCAAACTGGACAGGGCGTATCCATATCCGCAGAATTAAACGGAGAAAAGAAGGAATATAAGGCTGAAAAAATTCTTGTATCGGTTGGTCGCCAGGCTAATGTTGAAGGGATTGGTCTTCAAAACACCGATATACAAATTGATAACGGCGTAATAGCTGTTAATGAGTTTTATCAAACAAAGGAATCGCATATCTATGCCATTGGTGATGTGATTGGAGGCATGCAACTGGCTCATGTCGCAAGCCATGAAGGAATCACTGCAGTGGAGCATATAGCTAACCAAAGTCCACATCCTATCCAATACGATTTTATTTCCAGATGCATATATAGTAGTCCTGAGGCAGCAAGTGTAGGAATCACAGAAGATGAAGCTATTCAGCGCGGTCATAAGGTCAAGGTCGGAAAATTCCCGTTCAAAGCAATTGGAAAGGCATTGGTCTTCGGAGAGTCAGACGGTTTTGTGAAAATGATTTCTGATGAAGAAACGGATGATTTATTAGGTGTACATATGATTGGCCCGCATGTAACAGATATGATTTCTGAGGCAGGCTTGGCCCTTGTATTAAATGCTTCAGCTTGGGAGGTTGCTCATACTATTCATCCGCATCCTTCATTGTCTGAAGTGATTGGAGAAGCAGCTCTGGCTGTTGATGGAAAAGCGATTCATTCGTAA
- a CDS encoding DUF2627 domain-containing protein produces the protein MQRIIAFALLLIPGLLTALGIKWMRDMIFGRLSPMLPALWVQFLLGLLLFIGGLSFIAGFVFYRDRKRNKVQNRFSEKPVRK, from the coding sequence TTGCAACGGATAATCGCCTTTGCGCTTTTATTGATTCCGGGCCTTCTAACCGCACTCGGAATTAAATGGATGAGAGACATGATTTTTGGCAGACTCAGCCCAATGCTACCTGCCCTTTGGGTACAATTTTTATTAGGTTTACTATTATTTATTGGCGGACTTTCTTTTATTGCCGGATTCGTGTTTTATCGCGATCGAAAACGTAATAAAGTTCAAAATCGATTTAGTGAGAAACCTGTCCGTAAATGA
- a CDS encoding SAM-dependent methyltransferase: MHYLIEPIAFVKNSRKEIVDDDWGAIVSSIELAENISQSSLKGIHEFSHLEIIFYFDKVDDRNIQYEARHPRNKEFPEVGIFAQRGKNRPNKLGVTIVELVGVEQRVLTVKGLDALDGTPIIDIKPVMKEFLPKERVLQPTWSNTLMEKYW, from the coding sequence ATGCACTATTTGATAGAACCAATAGCATTTGTGAAGAATAGCAGGAAAGAAATAGTGGATGATGATTGGGGTGCTATTGTATCGTCCATTGAACTGGCTGAGAATATAAGTCAATCGTCTTTAAAAGGTATACACGAATTCTCTCATTTAGAAATTATTTTTTATTTTGACAAAGTAGATGATAGAAATATTCAGTATGAAGCAAGACATCCCAGAAATAAAGAATTTCCCGAGGTAGGCATCTTTGCACAAAGAGGGAAGAATCGGCCGAATAAGCTTGGGGTTACAATCGTTGAATTAGTGGGAGTTGAACAGAGAGTATTAACTGTTAAAGGGCTAGATGCTCTGGATGGTACCCCTATCATAGATATTAAGCCTGTAATGAAAGAATTTTTGCCAAAAGAAAGAGTTCTTCAACCCACCTGGTCAAATACTTTAATGGAGAAGTATTGGTGA
- a CDS encoding alpha-ketoacid dehydrogenase subunit beta encodes MPVISYIDAITMAMKEEMERDEKVFILGEDVGRKGGVFKATNGLYEQFGEDRVIDTPLAESAIAGVGIGAAMYGMRPIAEIQFADFIMPAINQIISEAAKIRYRSNNDWHCPMVIRAPYGGGVHGALYHSQSVEAIFANQPGLKIVMPSTPYDAKGLLKAAIRDEDPVLFFEHKRAYRLIKGEVSNDDYVLPIGKADVKRDGDDITVITYGLCVHFALQAAEKLAQDGISVHVLDLRTVYPLDKEAIIEASSKTGKVLLITEDTKEGSIISEVAAIIAENCLFELDAPIKRLAGPDLPAMPYAPTMEKYFMVNPEKVEKAMRELAEF; translated from the coding sequence ATGCCTGTCATTTCATATATCGATGCAATAACCATGGCGATGAAAGAAGAAATGGAACGAGATGAAAAAGTTTTTATCCTTGGTGAAGATGTTGGCAGAAAAGGAGGAGTGTTTAAGGCTACAAACGGGCTGTACGAGCAATTTGGTGAAGATCGAGTAATTGATACGCCTTTGGCTGAATCTGCTATTGCGGGGGTAGGAATCGGAGCTGCAATGTATGGAATGCGACCGATTGCAGAAATACAATTTGCGGATTTTATTATGCCGGCAATAAACCAAATCATTTCTGAGGCTGCCAAAATCCGCTATCGGTCCAATAATGATTGGCATTGTCCGATGGTCATACGTGCTCCTTACGGTGGTGGGGTACACGGTGCCTTATATCATTCACAATCAGTAGAGGCCATTTTTGCCAATCAGCCTGGTTTAAAAATTGTTATGCCATCTACACCATACGACGCAAAAGGGCTTTTAAAAGCAGCAATACGTGATGAAGACCCTGTACTTTTCTTTGAGCATAAACGTGCGTACCGTCTGATCAAAGGGGAAGTCTCCAATGATGATTATGTATTGCCGATAGGCAAAGCGGATGTAAAAAGGGATGGAGATGATATTACGGTTATCACTTATGGACTTTGTGTTCACTTTGCGCTTCAGGCTGCTGAAAAATTAGCTCAGGATGGAATCTCAGTGCATGTTTTAGATTTAAGGACAGTGTATCCCCTCGATAAGGAAGCAATTATCGAGGCTTCCTCCAAAACTGGTAAAGTGCTATTGATAACGGAAGATACGAAGGAAGGCAGCATAATAAGCGAGGTGGCGGCGATCATTGCCGAGAACTGCTTGTTTGAGCTGGATGCACCAATTAAACGTTTAGCAGGTCCTGATCTTCCGGCGATGCCATATGCTCCAACTATGGAAAAATATTTTATGGTCAACCCGGAAAAAGTGGAAAAAGCCATGAGAGAATTAGCAGAATTTTAA